In the genome of Pongo pygmaeus isolate AG05252 chromosome 9, NHGRI_mPonPyg2-v2.0_pri, whole genome shotgun sequence, one region contains:
- the CABP2 gene encoding calcium-binding protein 2 isoform X1: MVQGPWGTVPSGPGAGALRTPGSGSAPHQGAPAPAPAPAPRSRGAPGRASRATQCSTALWGLPASSCGPALPPPNSYDRELRPEEIEELQVAFQEFDRDRDGYIGCRELGACMRTLGYMPTEMELIEISQQISGGKVDFEDFVELMGPKLLAETADMIGVRELRDAFREFDTNGDGRISVGELRAALKALLGERLSQREVDEILQDVDLNGDGLVDFEEFVRMMSR; encoded by the exons ATGGTTCAGGGCCCATGGGGAACTGTGCCAAGCGGCCCTGGCGCCGGGGCCCTAAG GACCCCTGGCAGTGGCTCGGCTCCCCACCAAGgggctcctgccccagccccagctccagccccaaGGAGCAGGGGGGCCCCGGGCCGGGCATCCAGGGCTACTCAGTGCTCAACAGCCTTGTGGGGCCTGCCTGCATCTTCCTGCGGCCCAGCATTGCCGCCACCCAACTCGTAT GACCGGGAGCTGCGGCCCGAGGAGATTGAAG AGCTGCAGGTCGCCTTCCAGGAGTTTGACCGAGATCGGGACGGCTACATTGGCTGCCGGGAGCTGGGTGCCTGCATGCGGACCCTGGGCTACATGCCCACCGAGATGGAGCTCATCGAGATCTCACAACAAATCA GTGGCGGAAAGGTGGACTTCGAAGACTTCGTGGAGCTGATGGGCCCCAAGCTGCTGGCAGAGACGGCAGACATGATCGGTGTCCGGGAGCTACGGGACGCCTTCCGGGAG TTCGACACCAATGGGGACGGCCGCATCAGCGTGGGCGAGCTCCGGGCAGCCCTCAAGGCCCTGCTGGGGGAGCGCCTCAGCCAGCGGGAGGTGGACGAGATCCTCCAGGATGTGGACCTCAATGGGGACGGCCTGGTCGACTTCGAAG AGTTTGTGCGAATGATGTCTCGGTGA
- the CABP2 gene encoding calcium-binding protein 2 isoform X2, which translates to MGNCAKRPWRRGPKDPWQWLGSPPRGSCPSPSSSPKEQGGPGPGIQGYSVLNSLVGPACIFLRPSIAATQLDRELRPEEIEELQVAFQEFDRDRDGYIGCRELGACMRTLGYMPTEMELIEISQQISGGKVDFEDFVELMGPKLLAETADMIGVRELRDAFREFDTNGDGRISVGELRAALKALLGERLSQREVDEILQDVDLNGDGLVDFEEFVRMMSR; encoded by the exons ATGGGGAACTGTGCCAAGCGGCCCTGGCGCCGGGGCCCTAAG GACCCCTGGCAGTGGCTCGGCTCCCCACCAAGgggctcctgccccagccccagctccagccccaaGGAGCAGGGGGGCCCCGGGCCGGGCATCCAGGGCTACTCAGTGCTCAACAGCCTTGTGGGGCCTGCCTGCATCTTCCTGCGGCCCAGCATTGCCGCCACCCAACTC GACCGGGAGCTGCGGCCCGAGGAGATTGAAG AGCTGCAGGTCGCCTTCCAGGAGTTTGACCGAGATCGGGACGGCTACATTGGCTGCCGGGAGCTGGGTGCCTGCATGCGGACCCTGGGCTACATGCCCACCGAGATGGAGCTCATCGAGATCTCACAACAAATCA GTGGCGGAAAGGTGGACTTCGAAGACTTCGTGGAGCTGATGGGCCCCAAGCTGCTGGCAGAGACGGCAGACATGATCGGTGTCCGGGAGCTACGGGACGCCTTCCGGGAG TTCGACACCAATGGGGACGGCCGCATCAGCGTGGGCGAGCTCCGGGCAGCCCTCAAGGCCCTGCTGGGGGAGCGCCTCAGCCAGCGGGAGGTGGACGAGATCCTCCAGGATGTGGACCTCAATGGGGACGGCCTGGTCGACTTCGAAG AGTTTGTGCGAATGATGTCTCGGTGA